The nucleotide window ATTTTCACCAAGAGCGTTGCCGATTTCCTGAACCTCTATTTCGAGAACGAGTATGTGAAGGGTGCCTTTGCCTTTGACGGTGTTGTTGGTAACTATGCGGACAGCATGACGCCGGGAACGGCCTATGTTCTGATGCACCACGCTTTTGGCGAAGTGAACGGCAAGAAAGGCGTCTGGGGCCACGCCATCGGCGGCATGGGCGCTATCACCCAGGCCATGGCAAGCGCTGCCAGATCCAAGGGTGTCGAGATCGAGACTGGTTGCCCTGTCCGGAAAGTCATTGTCGAAAATGGCAAAGCATGTGGTGTGCGGCTTGAAACCGGCAAGGAACTCCGCGCCGATATTATCATTTCCAACCTCAACCCCTCCCTGCTTTACAACGAACTTGTCGATGCCGCACACTTGCCCGCAGACTTTTCACGCCGCATGAAGCATTACAAGAACGGATCCGGCACCTTCCGCATGAATGTGGCGTTGAAAGAACTGCCCCGGTTCACCTGCCTGGAAAAGCAAGCCCGGGCGACCCCGGATCACCTGACCGGCGGCATTGTCATTGCCCCGACCATGGCCTATATAGACCAGGCCTATCGTGATTGCCGGGAAAAAGGGTGGTCCCGTGCGCCGATCGTCGAAATGCTGATTCCGTCCACCCTCGATGATACTCTCGCGCCGGAAGGCCAGCATGTGGCAAGCCTGTTCTGCCAGCAATTCGACCCTGACGTTGACTGGGACAAACACCGGGACGAAGCGGCCGATGCAATCATTAACCAGGTTGAAAAATTCGCTCCCGGCTTCAAAGAAAGCATTGTCGGGCGGCAGATCATGAGCCCGCTTGATCTTGAGCGCACCTTCGGCCTCACCCGTGGTGATATCATGCACGGCAACCTGACACTGGACCAGATGTTCAGCGCCCGGCCCCTTCTCGGCTACGGCAATTACAGGGCACCTGTCAAAGGGCTTTATATGTGCGGATCAGGCACCCATCCCGGCGGCGGGGTGACAGGGGCGCCCGGCCATAATGCTGCGATGGAAATCATTCGGGATCATTAAGCTCCGGCGGCAGCCCCACAGACAAACCGGTGGTGCTTTCCACAAATTCATGAACAATCCGGAGACCCTCCGCACGCGAGAAGGTTTCCGGATCAAGACACCATTCCAGCCATAATCCATCCAGCAGAGCGTTAATTCCGATCGCCTGCCTTTTGATCAATTCCGGTGCTACAGCCCGATTGTCCATGGCATAAGCCTGACCCAGCATGTCCTCGATGGAGCCGATATACTGCCGATAGGTTTCCCGATGAATATGGGCAAGATCCTTGCGGATCAGGGTGAGCGACCAGAAGGACAACCACACTTTCAGCAGCCTTGGATCCATATTGTCGACTTCAAAGGTTTTGAGAAAAAATATCTTCAGGGCTTCCAGCGGCTCTTCACTGTTGCGGGCGATACTTGCCTGGAACCGGTCAAGAAACTCACCAGCCAGATAGCGGTAACTTTCCGCAATCAATTCATCCTTGCCGCTGTAATA belongs to Emcibacter sp. and includes:
- a CDS encoding TetR/AcrR family transcriptional regulator; amino-acid sequence: MKKEKSIFSVDYEGDNKRQLFVEATICALAENGYKGTTVRKIAEYAKVAPGLLTHYYSGKDELIAESYRYLAGEFLDRFQASIARNSEEPLEALKIFFLKTFEVDNMDPRLLKVWLSFWSLTLIRKDLAHIHRETYRQYIGSIEDMLGQAYAMDNRAVAPELIKRQAIGINALLDGLWLEWCLDPETFSRAEGLRIVHEFVESTTGLSVGLPPELNDPE
- a CDS encoding NAD(P)/FAD-dependent oxidoreductase, which produces MTKTAIIIGGGHNGLVCANYLAQSGIRVRVLERRDVVGGAAVTEEFHPGFKNSVASYTVSLLNPKVIRDLDLHAHGLTILERRVNNLWPHEDGNYLSFVVGGENLKAEIALFSQKDANELDRYFRDTEMVADLIRDFLLETPPNAGGGLRDIFKTAKFANRLRKLSLEDQRIVMDIFTKSVADFLNLYFENEYVKGAFAFDGVVGNYADSMTPGTAYVLMHHAFGEVNGKKGVWGHAIGGMGAITQAMASAARSKGVEIETGCPVRKVIVENGKACGVRLETGKELRADIIISNLNPSLLYNELVDAAHLPADFSRRMKHYKNGSGTFRMNVALKELPRFTCLEKQARATPDHLTGGIVIAPTMAYIDQAYRDCREKGWSRAPIVEMLIPSTLDDTLAPEGQHVASLFCQQFDPDVDWDKHRDEAADAIINQVEKFAPGFKESIVGRQIMSPLDLERTFGLTRGDIMHGNLTLDQMFSARPLLGYGNYRAPVKGLYMCGSGTHPGGGVTGAPGHNAAMEIIRDH